The following are encoded together in the Plasmodium reichenowi strain SY57 chromosome 3, whole genome shotgun sequence genome:
- a CDS encoding hypothetical protein (conserved Plasmodium protein, unknown function) encodes MSDVFSIFKKKRNKKTRLYKTSRNKGNTKRGILMNDKSRRKAYGTPSAKDSIYGERNIKITNNSNNNNNNNNNSNNSNKNKNNNISNNNNYHDLYDDDTLNRNNQQEVNIVLENFPKLPIKNVELCEDIYNIFYIRDQYLIGNKNILINNDHIILLETILDKIENAINEMMHREDLYCTKKILSSVHEKMLCLYNSFKNIKSMFPQLSNSYDCFKSNVIFIKAKQFKKNYVYDNLINIYTYLQDSEIQQDNIEVYNEILYINDKQISSPSFINKNMLTTNEYIEFLPMKFNTHFIELNKISVYYLYEESMNHIIWQKVLDELIVVKALADIPYFDLTEIEGFDFKKMKSGQRQWYPIYIAKELSDEGLATVEFPFWFYIDNLKHIYKKEFDDINELTDLPSPFFFEISSMFLENNCFKNSTPIETIGQRTPYKYILKVAGLIQDIRQKRIYKIMNKIKSCDIFSEILMINNIQIYETYCVNYLASVFFQKNTSTNSFDESFDIRNYLFDPFIFSSYNT; translated from the exons ATGTCAGATGTGTTTtctatatttaaaaaaaaacgaaataaaaaaacaaggTTGTACAAAACGTCAAGAAATAAAGGTAATACTAAAAGAGGGATATTGATGAATGATAAAAGTAGGAGGAAGGCTTATGGAACGCCAAGTGCAAAAGATAGTATATACGGAGAGAGGAACATTAAAATTAcaaataatagtaataataataataataataataataatagtaataatagtaataaaaataaaaataataacattagtaataataataattatcacGATTTGTACGATGATGATACATTAAACCGAAATAATCAACAAGAAGTTAATATTGTTCTCGAGAATTTCCCCAAGTTGCCAATAAAGAACGTGGAGCTTTGTGaagatatttataatatattttatataagagatcaatatttaataggaaataagaatatattaataaataatgatcatataatattattagaaaCCATTTTGGATAAAATAGAGAATGCTATAAATGAGATGATGCATAGAGAAGATTTATATTGTacaaagaaaatattaagtAGTGTACATGAAAAGATGTtgtgtttatataatagttttaagaatataaaaagtatgTTTCCTCAATTATCTAATTCTTATGATTGTTTTAAGAGtaatgtaatatttattaaagCAAAACagtttaaaaaaaattatgtatacgataatttaataaatatatatacctaTTTACAAGATAGTGAGATTCAGCAAGATAATATAGAAGTATATAATGAaatcttatatataaatgataagCAAATATCTTCACCatcttttataaataaaaatatgttaacaacaaatgaatatattgAATTCTTACCCATGAAATTTAATACACATTTTAttgaattaaataaaatatctgtatattatttatatgaagaatcaatgaatcatattatatggCAAAAGGTTCTAGATGAATTAATTGTTGTAAAAGCATTAGCAGATATCCCATATTTTGATTTAACAGAAATCGAAGGTTTtgattttaaaaaaatgaagtCAGGACAAAGACAGTGGTAtcctatatatatagcGAAAGAATTAAGTGATGAAGGACTTGCCACAGTAGAATTCCCTTTCTGGTTTTATATAGATAatttaaaacatatttataaaaaagaatttgATGATATCAATGAACTTACCGATTTACCAAgtccttttttttttgagaTATCCTCTATGTTTTTAGAAAACAattgttttaaaaattcaACACCTATAGAAACCATAGGTCAAAGAACTccttataaatatatcctCAAGGTGGCAG GCCTTATACAAGATATAAGACAAAAACGGATCTACAAGATTATgaacaaaattaaaagCTGTGATATATTTTCAGAGATATTAATGATAAACAACATTCAGATATATGAAACGTATTGTGTTAATTATTTAGCTTCTGTATTCtttcaaaaaaatactTCTACAAATTCTTTTGATGAATCTTTTGATATCAggaattatttatttgatccttttatttttagCTCATACAATACATAA